A portion of the Polaribacter cellanae genome contains these proteins:
- the bshB1 gene encoding bacillithiol biosynthesis deacetylase BshB1, giving the protein MKLDILAFGAHPDDVELGCGATIAKEISLGKKVGIVDLTRGELGTRGSAEIRDVEAKNSAKILGVSVRENLAFADAFFTNDKKHQLEVIKMIRKYQPEIVLCNAVDDRHIDHPKGSKLVSDACFLSGLMKIETEVEGKQQEKWRPKQVYHFIQWKNIEPDFVIDITGFIDKKTASVLAYKTQFYDANSNEPETPITSKNFIDSINYRARDLGRLIGVEFAEGFTTERYVAVENLDKLI; this is encoded by the coding sequence ATGAAATTAGATATATTAGCTTTTGGTGCACATCCAGATGATGTAGAATTAGGTTGTGGAGCAACAATTGCCAAAGAAATTTCCTTAGGAAAAAAAGTAGGCATTGTAGATTTAACACGAGGAGAATTAGGAACACGTGGTTCTGCTGAAATTCGTGATGTAGAAGCAAAAAATTCAGCAAAAATATTAGGAGTTTCTGTACGTGAGAATTTAGCTTTTGCAGATGCTTTTTTTACAAACGATAAAAAACATCAATTAGAAGTTATAAAAATGATTCGCAAATACCAACCAGAAATCGTCTTGTGTAACGCAGTTGACGACAGGCATATAGATCACCCAAAAGGAAGTAAGTTGGTTTCTGATGCTTGTTTTTTAAGTGGTTTAATGAAAATTGAAACGGAAGTAGAAGGGAAGCAACAAGAAAAATGGCGACCTAAACAAGTATATCACTTTATACAATGGAAAAACATAGAACCAGATTTTGTAATTGATATAACAGGGTTTATAGATAAAAAAACGGCTTCAGTTTTGGCATATAAAACGCAATTTTACGATGCAAATAGTAACGAACCAGAAACGCCAATTACTAGCAAAAATTTTATAGATAGTATAAATTATCGAGCAAGAGATTTAGGAAGATTAATAGGAGTAGAGTTTGCAGAAGGTTTTACCACAGAACGTTATGTAGCTGTAGAAAATTTAGATAAATTAATTTAG
- a CDS encoding TonB-dependent receptor domain-containing protein produces the protein MTKKNTIFLCCLFLATFLFAQKGSTSKNIKITGKIVDAATNQGLEYATVILKDTKTQKVSGGITDLKGFFSIQAPKSTYEINVEFISFKTIKFPAQKISTNKDLGIIKLKEDTSSLDEIVVIAEKSTVDIRLDKKIYNVGKDMTVKGGTASDVLDNVPSVDVDPEGTVSLRGSSNVRILIDGKPSALVGLNGAEALRQLPSDAIERVEVITSPSARYDAEGTAGILNIILRKGRATGFNGSVNVNVGDPRSYQSSVNLNLRTEKINLFSNFGYRDRRGPGRYNSDISYLSNGILDSTRIEDRNFDRASKGFNGNVGLEYFINKKSALTGTIFVRDSDGQNLSTTEISSFNPSGNSLYNSTRIQDEGEKDQNLQFSLNYVNNFDDKGHKLSLDYQYSVGKENESAIITDSNPETNFTDEITIDKLFQADYVLPIGKNSQFEAGYRGNFEVLTSNYLVNLSSLDEFNPSNNLEFTQNVNAFYTQYGSKINKFSYLLGLRAELTKIDVNLLTSQEKFTKNYTNFFPTINLGYEITEDQSFTLGYSRRLRRPRSRSLNPFENRASRTIIYKGNVDLDPTYTNSFDLGYLNRWGKLTLNSSIYYQHSTNDIVRVNRQEVRIIDGKETNVLVRQPINLASEDRMGFEFNANYNPSRKLRFSGSFNFFQFKTDGDYSYDVTNPTTGITSTINQNFDAQNTSWFTRFDARVTLPADIEWQTRLFYRGPRSDAQSDTKGILSTNLAFSKDILKDKGTLVLNVSDVFNSRKYVTNTFSPSRENPTNITNQSFQWRVRQISLNFTYRFNQNKNQKNRNSQERDDDGGGVF, from the coding sequence TTGACTAAAAAAAATACTATTTTTCTATGTTGCCTTTTCTTAGCAACATTTTTATTTGCACAGAAAGGTTCAACATCAAAAAACATTAAAATTACAGGTAAAATTGTAGATGCAGCCACCAACCAAGGTTTAGAGTACGCAACTGTAATTTTAAAAGATACCAAAACCCAAAAAGTTTCAGGTGGTATTACAGATTTGAAAGGTTTTTTTAGTATTCAAGCACCAAAATCTACGTATGAAATTAATGTTGAGTTTATTTCTTTTAAAACCATAAAGTTTCCTGCACAAAAAATTTCAACAAATAAAGACTTAGGAATTATAAAATTGAAGGAAGATACTTCTAGTTTAGACGAAATTGTGGTAATTGCAGAAAAATCGACTGTAGATATTCGTTTAGATAAAAAGATTTACAATGTTGGTAAAGATATGACTGTAAAAGGTGGAACAGCTTCCGACGTTTTAGATAATGTACCCTCTGTAGATGTAGATCCTGAAGGAACTGTAAGTTTGCGTGGAAGTTCGAATGTACGTATTTTAATTGATGGAAAACCATCTGCATTAGTAGGCTTAAATGGTGCAGAAGCACTAAGACAATTGCCTTCAGATGCCATAGAACGTGTAGAAGTAATTACTTCGCCATCTGCAAGATACGATGCAGAAGGAACCGCAGGAATTTTAAATATTATTCTTAGAAAAGGAAGAGCAACAGGCTTTAATGGTTCTGTAAACGTAAATGTTGGTGACCCAAGATCTTACCAAAGTTCGGTAAATTTAAATCTTAGAACAGAGAAAATTAATTTATTCTCTAATTTTGGATATAGAGATAGACGTGGTCCAGGAAGATATAATTCGGATATTTCTTATTTATCTAATGGCATTTTAGATAGTACTAGAATCGAAGACAGAAATTTTGATAGAGCCAGCAAAGGATTTAACGGAAATGTTGGTTTGGAGTATTTTATCAACAAAAAAAGCGCTTTAACAGGTACCATTTTTGTGAGAGATTCAGATGGACAGAATTTATCGACCACAGAAATTAGTTCGTTCAATCCATCAGGAAATAGTTTATATAATTCAACACGTATTCAAGATGAAGGCGAAAAAGACCAAAACCTACAATTTTCTTTAAATTACGTAAATAATTTCGATGATAAAGGACATAAGTTAAGTTTAGATTATCAATACAGTGTTGGAAAAGAAAACGAATCTGCGATTATTACAGATAGTAACCCAGAGACAAATTTTACTGATGAAATTACAATTGACAAACTTTTTCAAGCAGATTATGTATTGCCAATTGGAAAAAACTCTCAGTTTGAAGCAGGTTATAGAGGGAATTTCGAAGTGCTAACATCAAATTATCTTGTAAATTTATCTAGTCTAGATGAATTTAATCCTTCTAATAATTTAGAATTTACACAAAATGTAAATGCATTTTATACACAATATGGAAGTAAAATAAACAAATTCTCTTATTTATTAGGACTTCGTGCAGAACTTACAAAAATTGATGTAAACCTTTTAACCTCACAAGAAAAGTTTACAAAAAACTATACAAATTTTTTTCCTACCATAAATTTAGGATATGAAATAACAGAAGACCAAAGCTTTACTTTAGGTTACAGTAGACGTTTAAGAAGACCACGTTCTCGTTCATTAAATCCATTTGAAAATAGAGCAAGTAGAACCATAATTTACAAAGGAAATGTAGATTTAGACCCAACCTACACCAATTCTTTCGATTTAGGTTACTTAAATAGATGGGGTAAATTAACTTTAAATTCCTCTATTTACTACCAACATTCTACCAACGATATTGTAAGAGTTAACAGACAAGAAGTTAGAATTATAGATGGAAAAGAAACCAATGTTTTGGTAAGACAGCCAATTAATTTAGCTTCTGAAGACAGAATGGGATTCGAATTTAACGCCAATTACAATCCATCAAGAAAACTACGTTTTTCAGGAAGTTTTAACTTTTTTCAATTTAAAACAGATGGAGATTATTCGTACGATGTAACCAATCCAACAACTGGAATTACGTCAACAATCAACCAAAATTTCGATGCCCAAAATACTTCTTGGTTTACAAGATTCGATGCCAGAGTTACTTTACCAGCAGATATCGAATGGCAAACAAGATTATTTTACAGAGGACCAAGAAGTGATGCTCAAAGCGATACAAAGGGAATTTTATCTACAAATTTAGCATTTAGCAAAGATATTTTAAAAGACAAAGGAACCTTGGTTTTAAACGTGAGCGATGTTTTCAATTCAAGAAAATATGTTACAAATACATTTTCGCCAAGTAGAGAAAATCCTACGAATATTACCAACCAAAGTTTCCAATGGAGAGTTCGTCAAATTTCGCTGAACTTTACCTACAGATTCAATCAAAATAAAAATCAAAAAAATAGAAATTCTCAAGAAAGAGATGATGATGGTGGAGGAGTATTTTAG
- a CDS encoding trans-sulfuration enzyme family protein yields the protein MRDDKKLGINTTCVHVGEVKDSEHKGAVSPIYMATSYAFDGVDVKRYPRYFNTPNQEMLCKKIAALEKTEDGLIFSSGMAAISAAMFAFLKTGDHVIIQQVIYGGTFNLIVSEFDKYGIEYSFTESDKVEDFELLIKENTKILYIETPSNPLLGITDLEAIAKLAKTNNCLTMIDNTFASPINQNPIDFGIDIILHSATKYMGGHSDISAGAIAASKKHIETIWKTAINFGGNLSDQTVWLLERSLKTLNLRVKEQTKNAQKMAEYLEGNPNIDQVYYPGLKSHPQYELAKKQMKGFGAMLSFELKENIDAMEFQRNLQLIKPSMSLAGLESTTVSPAQTTHALLSEEERLERGIRNGLIRFSVGIEEVEDLFADIEQAINSLV from the coding sequence ATGAGAGATGATAAAAAATTAGGAATAAACACAACGTGCGTTCACGTTGGCGAAGTAAAAGATAGCGAACATAAAGGAGCAGTTTCTCCAATTTATATGGCAACTTCCTATGCTTTTGATGGTGTGGATGTAAAACGATATCCACGTTATTTTAACACACCAAATCAAGAAATGTTGTGTAAAAAGATAGCAGCTTTAGAAAAAACAGAAGATGGTTTGATTTTTAGTTCTGGAATGGCAGCAATTTCTGCAGCTATGTTTGCTTTTTTAAAAACGGGCGATCATGTAATTATTCAGCAAGTAATTTATGGTGGCACTTTTAATTTAATTGTTTCTGAGTTCGATAAATACGGAATTGAATATTCGTTTACAGAATCTGATAAAGTAGAAGATTTTGAATTGCTCATTAAAGAAAATACAAAGATTTTATATATTGAAACACCTTCGAATCCGCTTTTAGGAATTACAGATTTAGAGGCTATTGCTAAGTTGGCAAAAACAAATAATTGTTTGACAATGATTGATAACACGTTTGCTTCTCCTATAAATCAGAATCCTATAGATTTTGGGATTGATATTATATTACATTCTGCCACAAAATATATGGGAGGACATTCAGATATTTCTGCAGGTGCAATTGCAGCTTCCAAAAAACATATAGAAACTATTTGGAAAACTGCCATTAATTTTGGTGGAAATTTAAGTGACCAAACAGTTTGGCTGTTAGAAAGAAGTTTAAAAACACTAAATCTTCGTGTAAAAGAACAAACCAAAAACGCACAAAAAATGGCTGAATATTTAGAAGGAAACCCAAATATAGACCAAGTTTATTATCCAGGATTAAAAAGTCATCCACAATATGAATTAGCAAAAAAACAAATGAAAGGTTTTGGAGCTATGTTATCTTTTGAATTAAAAGAAAATATTGATGCCATGGAATTTCAGCGTAATTTACAGCTCATAAAACCGTCTATGAGTTTGGCAGGTTTGGAAAGTACAACTGTGAGTCCAGCACAAACCACACACGCTTTATTAAGTGAAGAAGAACGTTTAGAAAGAGGAATTAGAAATGGCTTAATTCGTTTTTCAGTAGGAATTGAAGAGGTAGAAGATTTATTTGCAGATATTGAACAGGCTATTAACAGTTTAGTTTAA